The following are encoded in a window of Flavobacteriales bacterium genomic DNA:
- a CDS encoding OsmC family protein, producing MMKEVNGFRMEDITKAVEGFQNRPETAEFEWRVRNKWVKGGHNRSVIQDFYGGMQEDTTRAKAWELDNGEPPILLGGNEGPNPVEFVLHALAGCMTTTMVLHAAAHGIAIDSVESTLKGDWNVRGMLGMDPGIRSGYQNITVQFRITGDLTEDQRKELVRYTTMSPVFDIVSNPVPVSVDLDLV from the coding sequence ATGATGAAAGAAGTGAACGGGTTCAGGATGGAGGATATCACCAAAGCGGTGGAAGGCTTCCAGAACCGCCCGGAGACCGCCGAGTTCGAGTGGCGCGTACGCAACAAGTGGGTGAAGGGTGGCCACAACCGCAGCGTGATCCAGGACTTCTACGGCGGCATGCAGGAGGACACCACCCGCGCGAAGGCCTGGGAACTGGACAACGGTGAGCCCCCCATCCTGCTGGGCGGGAACGAAGGCCCCAACCCCGTGGAATTCGTGCTGCACGCGCTGGCCGGCTGCATGACCACCACCATGGTGCTGCACGCCGCGGCCCACGGCATCGCCATCGATTCGGTGGAGTCCACCCTGAAGGGCGATTGGAACGTGCGCGGCATGCTGGGCATGGACCCCGGCATCCGCAGCGGATACCAGAACATCACCGTGCAGTTCCGCATCACGGGCGACCTCACGGAGGACCAGCGCAAGGAACTGGTGCGCTACACCACCATGTCGCCCGTGTTCGACATCGTGAGCAACCCGGTGCCCGTGAGCGTGGACCTCGACCTGGTCTGA
- a CDS encoding alpha/beta fold hydrolase: protein MAADLTIPVWVDRQEFPFMSRTFHHPEGRLNYVDEGRGPVILFVHGTPDWSFGFRHLIKAFSPTHRCVAIDHLGFGLSDKPAGADYTVAAHARRLQALIDHLGLKDITLVVTDFGGGIGLQHALEHPENVKGIVLYNTWMWPLGDDKRFARPARMMRGWLGRLLYLRFGFSVNVMMPGAYGDRKKLTPALHAQYKRVFPDAVSRQPLHVLVKELPDAGPYWAQQWDRVRRLRPIPTLLCWGLKDRFFPADLLERWRQALPQAEVDVFPEAGHFVHEEAHEELADAMRRWAGRSAATGPFAHGAYLAPTNAARHA, encoded by the coding sequence ATGGCCGCAGACCTCACCATACCCGTCTGGGTGGACCGCCAGGAATTCCCGTTCATGTCGCGCACGTTCCATCATCCTGAAGGACGCCTGAACTACGTGGACGAAGGCCGGGGACCCGTGATCCTCTTCGTCCATGGCACACCGGACTGGAGCTTCGGTTTCCGGCACCTGATCAAGGCCTTCTCCCCCACCCACCGTTGTGTGGCCATCGACCATCTGGGCTTCGGGCTGAGCGACAAACCCGCTGGTGCGGACTACACCGTGGCCGCTCACGCCCGGCGCCTGCAAGCCCTCATCGATCACCTGGGGTTGAAGGACATCACCCTCGTGGTCACCGACTTCGGCGGCGGCATCGGTCTGCAGCATGCGTTGGAACATCCGGAGAACGTGAAGGGCATCGTGTTGTACAACACCTGGATGTGGCCGCTGGGGGACGACAAGCGTTTCGCGCGACCCGCCCGAATGATGCGGGGCTGGCTGGGCCGCCTGCTTTACCTGCGCTTCGGCTTCAGCGTCAACGTGATGATGCCCGGCGCCTACGGCGACAGGAAGAAGCTCACGCCCGCGCTGCACGCGCAGTACAAGCGGGTCTTTCCGGATGCCGTATCACGCCAGCCCTTGCATGTTCTGGTCAAGGAGTTGCCCGATGCCGGCCCCTACTGGGCGCAGCAATGGGATCGCGTCCGCAGACTTCGCCCGATACCCACCCTGCTCTGCTGGGGCCTGAAGGACCGCTTCTTCCCGGCGGACCTGCTGGAGCGCTGGAGACAGGCGCTGCCACAAGCCGAGGTGGACGTCTTTCCGGAGGCCGGACACTTCGTGCATGAGGAAGCGCACGAGGAACTCGCCGATGCGATGCGTCGCTGGGCAGGTAGATCGGCGG
- a CDS encoding sigma 54-interacting transcriptional regulator, which yields MAVDHALPMATKSTTTSERKLPSLLIALKMIMEGTAPHTGKPFFRSLVRNLAEVLDVHGVWVTNYIEAEHSFDSIAFWLNGKMVDHFKFHIPGTPCEGVVDRSDIVHIPERLLELYPSDRDLPLPSVSYMGIALRDEDGKLLGHLAMLDDRPMAEIPEVFAIFRIFASRATAELIRARSQKRQEETAAKLERLVDGSMDAILELDAGLRIVHANRAAQQLFEARDEAALLGSPLTQLLEPDSLRKVQRTAANLEAAPGTVSNTFIQGHIRGKSSKGSAFTGEATMCRYALDGRPFLAIYIRNVNERLAQEEKLKELGLETTLLRERIALQDLGGIIGESPGIKRCLEQVMQVGPTQGTVLITGETGTGKELFAKAVHQASPRSDKALVNLNCAALPTELIESELFGHVKGAFTGALTAREGRFSLANGGTIFLDEIGELPLALQAKLLRVLQEGEFEPLGSSRTVKVDVRVIAATNRDLPTEVAAGRFREDLYYRLNVFPIAVPPLRDRGTDVLLIAEAMLDKLAKRHHRARPVLGEMERQQLLNYPWPGNVRELQNVIERALITSTEGTLGLARTLGPTRSANASPAEEQRILTEQELEALQADNIRRALAACKGRVSGRDGAAALLGIPPTTLASRLRKMGIA from the coding sequence ATGGCCGTGGATCACGCCCTGCCGATGGCCACCAAGAGCACCACCACCTCCGAACGGAAACTTCCCTCCCTGCTCATCGCGCTGAAGATGATCATGGAGGGTACCGCGCCGCACACGGGCAAGCCCTTCTTCCGCTCGCTGGTGCGCAACCTGGCCGAAGTGCTCGATGTGCATGGTGTGTGGGTCACCAACTACATCGAAGCGGAACACAGCTTCGATTCGATCGCCTTCTGGTTGAACGGGAAGATGGTCGACCACTTCAAGTTCCACATTCCAGGAACACCGTGCGAGGGCGTGGTGGACCGGTCCGACATCGTGCACATTCCCGAGCGCCTGTTGGAATTGTACCCGAGCGACCGGGACCTTCCCCTACCCTCGGTGAGCTACATGGGCATCGCCCTGCGCGATGAGGACGGCAAGCTGCTGGGGCACCTGGCCATGCTGGACGACCGGCCCATGGCGGAGATCCCCGAGGTCTTCGCCATCTTCCGGATCTTCGCATCGCGCGCCACCGCCGAATTGATCCGCGCCCGCAGCCAGAAGCGCCAGGAGGAAACGGCCGCGAAGCTCGAGCGGCTGGTGGACGGCAGCATGGACGCCATCCTGGAACTGGATGCCGGGCTGCGGATCGTGCACGCGAACCGGGCGGCGCAGCAGTTGTTCGAGGCCAGGGATGAAGCCGCCTTGCTGGGCAGCCCACTCACCCAATTGCTGGAGCCGGACTCCCTGCGCAAGGTGCAGCGTACCGCCGCCAACCTGGAGGCCGCCCCCGGCACCGTTTCAAACACCTTCATCCAGGGACACATCCGCGGGAAGTCCAGCAAGGGATCCGCTTTCACCGGCGAGGCCACCATGTGCCGCTATGCACTGGATGGCCGACCCTTCCTGGCGATCTACATCCGCAACGTGAACGAGCGTCTGGCCCAGGAGGAGAAGTTGAAAGAGCTTGGTTTGGAGACCACGCTGCTGCGCGAGCGCATCGCCCTGCAGGACCTGGGCGGGATCATCGGTGAAAGCCCGGGGATCAAGCGCTGCCTCGAGCAGGTGATGCAGGTGGGTCCCACACAGGGCACGGTGTTGATCACCGGCGAGACCGGCACCGGCAAGGAACTGTTCGCCAAGGCGGTGCATCAGGCCAGTCCGCGGAGCGACAAGGCGCTGGTGAACCTGAACTGCGCGGCCCTCCCCACCGAGCTGATCGAAAGCGAGCTCTTCGGCCACGTGAAGGGTGCCTTTACCGGAGCGCTCACCGCGCGCGAAGGCCGCTTCAGCCTGGCCAACGGCGGCACCATCTTCCTGGACGAGATCGGCGAACTGCCGTTGGCGCTCCAGGCCAAACTGCTGCGTGTGTTGCAGGAGGGCGAGTTCGAGCCGCTGGGCAGTTCGCGCACCGTGAAGGTGGACGTGCGCGTGATCGCCGCCACCAACCGCGACCTGCCCACCGAGGTGGCCGCAGGACGTTTCCGCGAAGACCTCTACTACCGCCTCAACGTCTTCCCCATCGCGGTACCACCACTGCGCGACCGCGGCACTGATGTGCTGCTGATCGCCGAGGCCATGCTGGACAAACTCGCCAAACGGCACCACCGCGCGCGCCCGGTACTCGGCGAGATGGAACGCCAGCAACTGCTCAACTACCCCTGGCCCGGCAACGTGCGCGAACTGCAGAACGTGATCGAACGGGCCCTGATCACCAGCACCGAGGGCACTCTCGGCCTGGCACGTACGCTTGGCCCCACCCGGTCCGCGAACGCATCGCCGGCAGAGGAACAACGCATCCTCACCGAACAGGAATTGGAAGCGTTGCAGGCCGACAACATCCGGCGGGCGCTGGCCGCATGCAAAGGCCGGGTGAGCGGCCGGGATGGCGCCGCCGCACTGCTGGGCATCCCGCCCACCACATTGGCCTCAAGGCTTCGGAAGATGGGCATCGCCTGA